DNA sequence from the Cyanobacteria bacterium GSL.Bin1 genome:
TTGTAGTCGCTTAACTCTTCTGCCACAGCCAGGGCAGGAAATAAATGTCCACCGGTACCACTGGCTGCAATTAAAAGATTGGGTTTCTCGCTCATGTTTCCAATTCTTCCACCGTTGCACTCCCATTAGGTTTTAACCAAGCAATGCGGTTAATTCTTTTTTGTTGGGCATAGTTTCTCATTTCATTTATTGACCCTTGGGCTAACGCTAATTCTACTCGCAAATCAGGGGTATTAGCACGTAATTGTTGCGCATAATTTAAAGCGGCAACTTGAGCATTACTACTTTCAGGAATGACTAACCAGTCACTCGCCGGGGTGGTTTCGGGTAGCTTTTTTTGTCGGAGTAAACAAGTTTGTAGTGCTTCTAAATTAAGGGCAAATCCAATTCCCGGTCGTGTTTCCCCTTGGGGATGATAGAGTCCTAACAGTTGGTCGTAGCGTCCCCCCTGTCCGATAATGCCAGTTTCGCGTCCCGTTTCTGCAACCACCTTAAAGACAATGCCGGTATAGTAGTCAATGGTTTGTAATAAACTTAAATCGAGGGTGAGAGAAAAAGACGCTGTTTCTGTTAATAATTCCAGCAGCGATCGCAGCTTAGTCACAATCGTTTTTCCCACTTCATCTAAATCAAGCTGAGAAACTTTTTCTAATACTGTTTCTGGGTTTCCTCTTAAGTCAAATAACAGTAATGCTCGTTCTCGTAATTCCGGTGTCAAAGGTAAGTTTTCCAAACTCACGCGGTCTAAATTGGCGATACAATAGCGAACATCGGCTCTGACTTTTTCTGGAAATGGTTCGAGGAGCGATCGCGTTAATCCGGCTTCCCCTAGCACTAAATGCCATTGTTCCATGCCGACCTGCTGCAGACAATCGCGGAGTAATAGAATAATCTCGCTATCGGCTAAAACCCCAGTTGCCCCAATTAGTTCGACACCGGCTTGGTAGGATTCCATTTGTTCCCCATGATGCCCTTGCGAAGAACGAAAAACATTGCCGTTATAAAATAAGCGTTGAGGATAGGCTGTCCGTTCCATCCGCGTCACTACCGCGCGCGCGATCGAGGCGGTAAATTCTGGACGTAACCCCAAGGGTTCATCGCTACCATCCTGGAGTTGAATCACTGTTGAGGGTTCAATCGCGCCCCCTGCGGTAAGCATCTCCACCCATTCGAGAGTCGAAGTAATAATTTGCTGATATCCCCACTGCGAAAATACGGCTTCGAGGTTTTGGGAAAGCCATCGCTTTTGCCTTACTTCCACAGGAAGCCAGTCTCTTGCACCGGCGGGAGCTTGATGAAGCATAAATGTTGAGGTCATTACACTGCACTAACCTAAACCGAGTCCTCTCTCAGTTAATCATAAGTTGGGGTGAGTTCAAACCATTTCAATTAATCTGGAGTTGATCGCGGCTGGGCGGTCATCGCAGGCACCGGACTTTGAGTCCGGTGTACCGATGACCAACGGTCACTCGCAAGCCCCGGAATCGAATTCCGGGGAACGAGTGACTTGAGCGAAAAACGCTCAGAATCAACTCCAGTTTTTTAATTAGAAAATGAAATAAGAAGTACTGCTTCAGCTAAGATTAGGGAAGGAGTACGTGATCAACTACATGAATGACTCCATTGTCGGCTGTGATATCTGCTTTCACGACATTGGCATCATTGACTTGTACTCCCTCATCAGTGGAGATATAAACTGACTTGCCGCCAACTGTTTTGAGTTCTCCATCAACAATTTGGTCAGAGGTTACTTCACCCGCTACAACATGGTAAAGGAGAATGTCAGTGAGTTTATCTTGATTTTTGGGTTCAAGCAACGAAGACACAGTTCCCTCAGGAAGTTGAGCGAATGCATCATCGGTCGGCGCAAAAACGGTGTAGGGACCTTCCTCCTTCAGGGTATCGGCAAGTCCTGCTTCTTCTAAAGCAGTGGTCAAGGTTTCAAAAGAACCTGCTTCTACTGCGGTGTCAACAATATCGGCAGATAAAGCCGGCAGACTGTTTAATGCGAAGAAAGCAACGCCGATCAGGGTAGCGAGAAAAGATTTTAGTAAATGCATGGTGAATTATGAGAAGCGGCTGTCTTTAGCTTTACATTTCTTAGTGTAACAACTCAGCTTCGTGTCGAAATCTTCTGCAAGTTTTAACCCAGGTGCTTCGGGGTGAGGTGAGTGATTATTGTTTCTGAGATTCGAGTCCCGCGGTAGTTACTAATAGATTACGCTGCCGTTATTGGGCTTCCAATTCTGCTACTTTATCTTCTAAAGTTTGGACCCTTTCTTTCAGTTCAATGACTAAAGTCGCTAGGCGGTCAAACATTTCTGGAGAGGGAGGAATCTTGGATTGCCGGGGAGAAGGAATTTGTGGTGTTGGTGTAGAGGAAGGAGTGCGAGAAGGTTGATTAACCCGAGACACTTGTGATTCGATATTAGAAAGGCGCGATCGCAGCTGGAAAATTTCGGCTTCCAAGCGAGAAATCCGAGATTCTAAGCCAATACTTTGGGCGTTACTGAAACGAGGGACAAACACCAATAATAATAGTAAGAGTAGAAACAGTAACCAGAAGCGTTGAGTCATGCGTAAAATTATCATTGGCGTCATGGGACCGGGAAACGGCGCAACAAGAGAAGACAAGACCTGCGCTTATGAACTGGGATACGCGATCGCGCAGCAAGGTTGGGTCTTACTCACCGGAGGACGTAACCAAGGTGTCATGGCAGCTGCCAACCAGGGGGCAAAAGCTGCTAATGGGTTAACTCTCGGGATTCTCCCCACTGCTGATGAGACTAACATATCTCAAGCAGTAGACTTGGCTGTTTTTACCGATATGGGCAACGGACGCAATAATATTAATGTTCTCTCTAGCCAAGTTGTGGTTGCTTGTGGTATGGGAACGGGAACGGCTTCGGAAATTGCCCTTGCCCTCAAAAATGGGAAACCAGTGATTTTATTTAATTCTTCTGCGGTGGGAATTGAATTTTTTCAGTCCTTAAGTCCACAACAAGTTTACGGGACCGATAAGGTCGAGGGCGCGATCGCGCTCATTCAATCTTTACTTTAACTAACTTCAATTTGAATAATGCTTGCTAGTTTGTCCCGAAAGCGGTACGCTCTAAACCATCCTTCACAATTCGCTTTGATATTCAAGAGTCAACAATGGTCGCAGTTGCAGTTTTAGCCGCCGGACGGGGTACCCGGATGAAATCCAATCTTCCGAAAGTGTTGCATCATTTGGGAGGCAAGTCGATGCTAGAGAGAGTTTTAGACAGTTGTGCGTTAATTCAGCCCTCACGCTATTTTGTGATTGTCGGCTATGCAGCAGAGGAAGTGAAAGCCAGTCTGGGTCATTGGGAGAATGTGGAATTTGTGATCCAAGAACAACAATTAGGAACCGGTCATGCCGTTCAACAGTTATTGCCAGCCTTAAAAGGCAGTGAGGAAGATGTACTCGTCCTCAATGGCGATGTTCCCCTCTTACGTCAAGAAACACTACAAGAATTGCTGGCAACCCATCAAAGTAATCATAATGCTGCAACCTTACTCACAGCGCAGTTAGAAAATCCGCACGGGTATGGAAGAGTATTTTGTAATGAAGGCAACCAAGTGCAAGCGATTATTGAAGATCGCGACTGCACTCCAGAACAAAAACTGAATCAACGGATTAATGCGGGGGTGTATTGCTTTAACTGGCAAAAGCTAGCGGCAATTTTACCGCATCTATCTGCCGAGAATGACCAGAAAGAATATTATCTCACTGATGTATTTACCTCTCTCTCGCCAGTCATGGCAATGGATGTTGCGGATGTTGAAGAAATTAGCGGCATCAACCATCGCAAACATCTCGCTGATGCTTACACAACCTTACAACAACGCATCAAAGAAAAGTGGTTACTCGCAGGGGTGACTTTAATTGATCCCGATAGCATTACCATTGACGAAACCGTTGAGTTATCCCCTGATGTCACCATTGAACCCCAAACGCATCTCCGAGGAAAGACCGTCATCGGATCAGGTTGTCACATTGGTCCCGGGAGTATGATTGAAAATAGTCAACTCGGGGAAAATGTTACAGTTCTCTATTCCGTGTTGAGTGATAGTACAGTAGACGCCGGAACCCGTATTGGACCTTATGCCCATCTGCGAAGACAAGCGAAAGTTGGTTCGGGTTGCCGAGTGGGAAATTTTGTGGAAATGAAGAATACTCAACTGGGCGAGGGGTGCAATGTTGCCCACCTATCCTACTTAGGGGATGCGACTTTAGGCACTAAGGTCAATATTGGTGCGGGAACGATTACCGCCAATTACGATGGCGTGAATAAACACCAAACCCACATTGGCAATTCCTGTAAAACTGGCTCAAATAGCGTGTTGGTCGCCCCGCTGACCTTAGGTGATGAAGTAACAGTCGCTGCTGGATCCACTGTCACAGAAGATGTTCCAACAGATGCCTTGGTTATTGCGCGATCGCGCCAAGTGATTAAGCCTGGCTGGCGGTTAAACAGTGACCAGTGACCCCTTTGGTGAGAAACAGGTATTAATTATAGTCATTCCAAATAAAAACCAACAGTGTGATTGCCATCGTCAGGAATGCTAGTTCTGTGGAAGAGGCGACTGAAATCGATGTCAATGACTTTCAACTATTTACCTTCCAGTAAAGAGCAAAGC
Encoded proteins:
- a CDS encoding ATP phosphoribosyltransferase regulatory subunit → MLHQAPAGARDWLPVEVRQKRWLSQNLEAVFSQWGYQQIITSTLEWVEMLTAGGAIEPSTVIQLQDGSDEPLGLRPEFTASIARAVVTRMERTAYPQRLFYNGNVFRSSQGHHGEQMESYQAGVELIGATGVLADSEIILLLRDCLQQVGMEQWHLVLGEAGLTRSLLEPFPEKVRADVRYCIANLDRVSLENLPLTPELRERALLLFDLRGNPETVLEKVSQLDLDEVGKTIVTKLRSLLELLTETASFSLTLDLSLLQTIDYYTGIVFKVVAETGRETGIIGQGGRYDQLLGLYHPQGETRPGIGFALNLEALQTCLLRQKKLPETTPASDWLVIPESSNAQVAALNYAQQLRANTPDLRVELALAQGSINEMRNYAQQKRINRIAWLKPNGSATVEELET
- the glmU gene encoding bifunctional UDP-N-acetylglucosamine diphosphorylase/glucosamine-1-phosphate N-acetyltransferase GlmU is translated as MVAVAVLAAGRGTRMKSNLPKVLHHLGGKSMLERVLDSCALIQPSRYFVIVGYAAEEVKASLGHWENVEFVIQEQQLGTGHAVQQLLPALKGSEEDVLVLNGDVPLLRQETLQELLATHQSNHNAATLLTAQLENPHGYGRVFCNEGNQVQAIIEDRDCTPEQKLNQRINAGVYCFNWQKLAAILPHLSAENDQKEYYLTDVFTSLSPVMAMDVADVEEISGINHRKHLADAYTTLQQRIKEKWLLAGVTLIDPDSITIDETVELSPDVTIEPQTHLRGKTVIGSGCHIGPGSMIENSQLGENVTVLYSVLSDSTVDAGTRIGPYAHLRRQAKVGSGCRVGNFVEMKNTQLGEGCNVAHLSYLGDATLGTKVNIGAGTITANYDGVNKHQTHIGNSCKTGSNSVLVAPLTLGDEVTVAAGSTVTEDVPTDALVIARSRQVIKPGWRLNSDQ
- a CDS encoding cytochrome, which codes for MRKIIIGVMGPGNGATREDKTCAYELGYAIAQQGWVLLTGGRNQGVMAAANQGAKAANGLTLGILPTADETNISQAVDLAVFTDMGNGRNNINVLSSQVVVACGMGTGTASEIALALKNGKPVILFNSSAVGIEFFQSLSPQQVYGTDKVEGAIALIQSLL
- a CDS encoding fasciclin domain-containing protein translates to MHLLKSFLATLIGVAFFALNSLPALSADIVDTAVEAGSFETLTTALEEAGLADTLKEEGPYTVFAPTDDAFAQLPEGTVSSLLEPKNQDKLTDILLYHVVAGEVTSDQIVDGELKTVGGKSVYISTDEGVQVNDANVVKADITADNGVIHVVDHVLLP